One Lutra lutra chromosome 18, mLutLut1.2, whole genome shotgun sequence genomic window carries:
- the TEKT4 gene encoding tektin-4 isoform X2, with protein MAQTDVLLTKEPAPQTVPACELPRKLYDVARNTGAHTSSGLATAGFRSAKYLADEWFQNCYARYHQAFADRDQSEQQRHESHQLAAETEALARRSQEDSTRKEAELIRNIQELLKRTITQAVNQIRLNREHKETCEMDWSDKVEAYNIDQTCALYHNQSTEVQFHPHSAKFEESASTHETWAGFTQDNLHRAERERLASANLRVLVDCILRDTAEDLRLQCDAVNLAFERRCEELEDARHKLENHLHKTLREITDQEHNIAMLKQAIKDKEAPLKVAQTRLYQRSHRPNVELCRDAAQFRLVSEVEELNTSLAALKEKLLEAEQSLRNLEDTRMHLEKDLAVKTNSLFIDRQKCMAHRARYPTVLQLAGYQ; from the exons ATGGCGCAGACGGACGTTCTCCTGACCAAGGAGCCGGCCCCGCAGACGGTGCCGGCCTGTGAGCTGCCCCGGAAGCTGTACGATGTGGCTCGGAACACGGGTGCCCATACGTCCTCGGGCCTGGCCACCGCCGGCTTCCGCTCGGCCAAGTACCTGGCGGACGAGTGGTTCCAGAACTGCTATGCCCGCTACCACCAAGCCTTCGCCGACCGCGACCAGTCGGAGCAGCAGCGCCACGAGAGCCATCAGCTGGCGGCGGAGACAGAGGCGCTGGCCCGGCGCTCGCAGGAGGACTCCACCCGGAAG GAAGCCGAGCTTATCCGGAACATTCAGGAGCTCCTCAAAAGGACCATAACGCAGGCCGTGAACCAGATCCG GCTGAACCGAGAGCACAAGGAAACGTGTGAGATGGACTGGTCTGACAAGGTGGAGGCCTACAACATCGACCAGACGTGCGCGCTCTACCACAACCAGAGCACGGAGGTGCAGTTCCACCCGCACTCGGCCAAGTTCGAGGAGAG CGCCTCCACGCACGAGACGTGGGCCGGGTTCACCCAGGACAACCTGCACCGCGCGGAGCGGGAGCGCCTGGCCTCGGCCAACCTGCGGGTGCTCGTCGACTGCATCCTGCGGGACACGGCCGAGGACCTGCGGCTGCAGTGCGACGCGGTGAACCTGGCCTTCGAGCGCCGCTGTGAGGAGCTGGAGGACGCGCGCCACAAGCTGGAGAACCACCTGCACAAG ACGCTGCGGGAGATCACAGACCAGGAGCACAACATAGCCATGCTGAAGCAGGCCATCAAGGACAAGGAGGCGCCCCTGAAGGTGGCTCAGACCCGTCTGTACCAGCGCTCGCACAGGCCCAACGTGGAGCTGTGCCGGGACGCCGCGCAGTTCAG GCTGGTGAGTGAGGTGGAGGAGCTGAACACGTCCCTTGCGGCGCTGAaggagaagcttctggaagccGAGCAGTCACTACGCAACCTGGAGGACACGCGCATGCACCTGGAGAAGGACCTGGCTGTCAAGACCAACAGCCTCTTCATCGACCGCCAGAAGTGCATGGCCCACCGTGCCCGCTACCCCACCGTCCTGCAGCTGGCCGGCTACCAGTGA
- the TEKT4 gene encoding tektin-4 isoform X1 encodes MAQTDVLLTKEPAPQTVPACELPRKLYDVARNTGAHTSSGLATAGFRSAKYLADEWFQNCYARYHQAFADRDQSEQQRHESHQLAAETEALARRSQEDSTRKVGARLQDTHCWKSELQQEVHELAAETDLLLAQKQRLQRALDATAVPFSITTDNLQCREHRQHPDLVRDFVEMELLKEAELIRNIQELLKRTITQAVNQIRLNREHKETCEMDWSDKVEAYNIDQTCALYHNQSTEVQFHPHSAKFEESASTHETWAGFTQDNLHRAERERLASANLRVLVDCILRDTAEDLRLQCDAVNLAFERRCEELEDARHKLENHLHKTLREITDQEHNIAMLKQAIKDKEAPLKVAQTRLYQRSHRPNVELCRDAAQFRLVSEVEELNTSLAALKEKLLEAEQSLRNLEDTRMHLEKDLAVKTNSLFIDRQKCMAHRARYPTVLQLAGYQ; translated from the exons ATGGCGCAGACGGACGTTCTCCTGACCAAGGAGCCGGCCCCGCAGACGGTGCCGGCCTGTGAGCTGCCCCGGAAGCTGTACGATGTGGCTCGGAACACGGGTGCCCATACGTCCTCGGGCCTGGCCACCGCCGGCTTCCGCTCGGCCAAGTACCTGGCGGACGAGTGGTTCCAGAACTGCTATGCCCGCTACCACCAAGCCTTCGCCGACCGCGACCAGTCGGAGCAGCAGCGCCACGAGAGCCATCAGCTGGCGGCGGAGACAGAGGCGCTGGCCCGGCGCTCGCAGGAGGACTCCACCCGGAAGGTGGGCGCGCGGCTGCAGGACACGCACTGCTGGAAGTCGGAGCTGCAGCAGGAGGTGCACGAGCTGGCCGCGGAGACCGACCTGCTGCTGGCCCAGAAGCAGCGGCTGCAGCGCGCCCTGGACGCCACCGCCGTGCCCTTCTCCATCACCACCGACAACTTGCAGTGCCGCGAGCACCGCCAGCACCCCGACCTTGTCCGCGACTTCGTGGAAATGGAGCTGCTGAAG GAAGCCGAGCTTATCCGGAACATTCAGGAGCTCCTCAAAAGGACCATAACGCAGGCCGTGAACCAGATCCG GCTGAACCGAGAGCACAAGGAAACGTGTGAGATGGACTGGTCTGACAAGGTGGAGGCCTACAACATCGACCAGACGTGCGCGCTCTACCACAACCAGAGCACGGAGGTGCAGTTCCACCCGCACTCGGCCAAGTTCGAGGAGAG CGCCTCCACGCACGAGACGTGGGCCGGGTTCACCCAGGACAACCTGCACCGCGCGGAGCGGGAGCGCCTGGCCTCGGCCAACCTGCGGGTGCTCGTCGACTGCATCCTGCGGGACACGGCCGAGGACCTGCGGCTGCAGTGCGACGCGGTGAACCTGGCCTTCGAGCGCCGCTGTGAGGAGCTGGAGGACGCGCGCCACAAGCTGGAGAACCACCTGCACAAG ACGCTGCGGGAGATCACAGACCAGGAGCACAACATAGCCATGCTGAAGCAGGCCATCAAGGACAAGGAGGCGCCCCTGAAGGTGGCTCAGACCCGTCTGTACCAGCGCTCGCACAGGCCCAACGTGGAGCTGTGCCGGGACGCCGCGCAGTTCAG GCTGGTGAGTGAGGTGGAGGAGCTGAACACGTCCCTTGCGGCGCTGAaggagaagcttctggaagccGAGCAGTCACTACGCAACCTGGAGGACACGCGCATGCACCTGGAGAAGGACCTGGCTGTCAAGACCAACAGCCTCTTCATCGACCGCCAGAAGTGCATGGCCCACCGTGCCCGCTACCCCACCGTCCTGCAGCTGGCCGGCTACCAGTGA